Below is a window of Arabidopsis thaliana chromosome 2, partial sequence DNA.
TCCTTAGTGTAGTTTGTTGTGGTTGTTAGCTTTCTCCTACCTTTGTGGTGTTCTCTCACGATGAAGGTTCTCGGAGGCTAGGCTTCTCTCTTTGTCCTGCTTCAGATCTTTTTTGATAGCTTTTTGAAGACTTCTATTTAGATGTATTTAGACGCCTCAGTCGTCACCGTCGCACCCGGAGGCTTGTTCGAGTTTATTCCAGTTTGGTTGGCTTGCTGGGTTATGAAGTTCTTGGTTCTGGTTTCGAGAGATTGGCTCTCTTTATGATAGGAGGTGGCAGATTTTTTTTCGGGGTGGCCGTGGGCAGCCGAAGTAAGTCTCATCGCAAGTGCTTATGAGGAGGAGGTCTTATTTGCCGCTTGTagctattgttttctttggtttttagtCTTGTTGTCTCTGTTTATGTATTTGGGTTCGTTCTCTTACGTTTAGGGTCCAATTTTTGCTGCTttgtgttttagtttcttttgtttccctttCATAGGGCTATGCTTCCGGGGATATCTTCGTTTTCCTCCGGCTTTGTCTCCGAGAACTTTAATTTCGTTCGTCggctttgtttctcttgtttagGCATCGTGTAATTCCCTGGTTCCACATCAAgtttatcaatcaaatttcagtttgagtgacaaaaaaaaaaagaagtttggACTTTTGTTGTCATATGTGTTTATTATAAATAGCCCAAGATAAGAAAGGCTAAGTGGCccaataacaaacaaatatatatatcgaaATAGGCTTCTTCGTCTCACACGTTATTGACCAGAAGAGTGAAGAACCCTAGTTCCCAACAAGGTGACGATGGCGGCAGCGAGGTAATCCTTTTTTGAACCCTAGAAATTTTCTGATGTGCTTTCTTTTGTAACCTCTTTTTAACATAGTATTTATTATGTTAGCTTGAATGCATCTGGAAAAGGATCGAAGAAACCAAATGGGTTGAAGGAGTTTCTGGAAAGTCTAGAAGCTCTGAAGGCAGATCTTAAAACCTTGAGTAAGGAGGAGCTGCTTGAACTGGAAAAGCGGCTGAAAAATGTGGCTCGTAAGGCGAGGGAAGAGCTGGAGAGGCGTATGGAGCAGCCCTAATATGTCTCTGTTTACCCCTTTTAAAATGTCTTAAGGGTCGTTGAAATTTAGTCTTAATAATCGATTTAGTAGCTATTGTCTTAAGGGTCGTTGAAAATTAGTCTTAATATGTAGTAAATGATCGATTTAGTACGTAATGTTTTAGCTCCTGTACTGAGAGACTCAGGGAGTTGTTATGTTGTATCTTTGGATCTATATATGCTTGATCCTTGACTATTTTTATTGATGCTTATCTCTCTCTGCTTTCTATTCTGAtagagaaattttgattttggccAAGTTAAAATAAGGAACTCAACGTACAAGCGAAAACCATTTTTTCTACCGGTTAgaacaaaattatgaataaaatgGACTTCACAACAATGCTAAAAAACTGGTTGTTTTTGGCATTGGATTCTTTGATACAATATGTGTTTCTCGGTGAAACATTCAAAAGCTGCAATGGACTAAGCATCAAACACAAAGGCCATTGGCTCTAGGATTACTTTTGTACTTGAcctcaaatattttctatgGGCTGTGTTGCAGTTGCCATTTGTTGAACCTCTATGCAaataagtttcttttgttgaatcAGTGCTTGTGTGAACCAtatatcaattttgattttctcgtTTTCTTGGCTTATCACTTGTATTGGACTCACTCGACAGTAGGACTTGAATCCTTTATCCTGAGAGATATCACTTGGTTTTCTATGTTGTAGCTGTCTTGGTGCAGAATAACAAATTATGATATCTcgctttttgtttattgtgtAAGATCTAAAACCTGACTTGCTCTGCATATATTACGAATATATTCAGTTCTGAACAAAGACAACGAGATGTTGAAGCGCTGCTGGTCTGTGCACACTCTCTTCTTATCCTGTCCCTTTTATAGCCTCAGCTTGTGTATGTAAAATGCTGCTGGTCTGTGCACACTCTCTTCTTGTCCTGTCCCTTTTACAGCCTCAGCTTGTGTATGTAAAATGCTCCTGTTCTTGCAGCTGGAAACGAAGAGGAGATTCGAGAGAAGATGCTCTGAATCATTGCAGAGCGAGTTCCAGAGATTGTGGCTTTCTAACGAGTAATACTTCTCATCAGCATTTCCCTCTTCGTACTCtacaaaaatttcatctttcaatttgttttttttatttgaatgtCAGATATTACGTTGCTCAATGGCTTTGGATGACCAAATGACGAGACCAAGAAGGGAGCAAATTGCTGCAAGGCAGCGCGAAGAGGTATAGATTATCAATGTGTTTATTGCTGCTCTGGTTACTGATTTCTATTTTGacataatattaatattccTGCCTTTAGTTGTCTTAGTCTTAAATCTATCTATGCATCTCAGATTGTAAACTTATTAGACTCGAGTCTCTTTAATTAGAGTttaatatattgtttcaagACTCGGATTTTAtctatatttagaattttataGAAGGTATGGCTTATGAACTATTTAATGATCGGAAGAATTTGAGACTCAATACCGAAGTTCGAAGACGAGTGGACAAAACAGCAAAGATGGTTCGGATGTATTGCTTGATGAACTCACGAGGGTAATGATCAGAGTACATGAAGCTGCAATGACTCATGCCCTATTTTTTCGAAAGCAAAAACCATATTCATTCAGATAATCCCGCTAGGGACTCATTGTGCAGCATAGACATACTATGGAGAACAGGTGAAGAAGTTGGCTACAACGTTGTGCCGAAAGAGAGCTTTTCGTATGATGATTAAGGCAAAGATGATCCTATAATACGAGATCTGGATACTCTACCCTAACAATTTACAAGGGACGACAATTTGATGTATAATAAAGTTTGTTTATCAGCTCAGGAGTGACAATATGCAAAACTTTTGGCTTGGGATAAAGATGCTAAATTTGTGTTGATGAAGAGAAGTGGTAAAATTGTAGAATTTTATGTCTATTAGTTTGTGTTCACTTTAGGTGTTTAAGTGTGCTTATTGAGGTAcgtagaattaaaaaaatgtttcatacCAGTCAAAAAGAAACCTATGTGTCCgataatttgaaatttgtgaTTCAGTTAATTAGGTAACCAACATGGTAACTGTTACATCATTAACGAGGAACCATATCTCATGTTCAGAACCGCCCGAATACCGTAATTGGATCTCCCTTTGTATTTTATGTTATCGGTTTCAACTATAACACTTTTAGCTTAAGATGGTTATGATTAATTATAGTGAAAGCAAGGTTACGTGCGAATTTATGGGTACTTTGTGGCCTCACACTTAATTTAAACATAGGATGGTTATGATTAATTCTAAGAATTCTTAAGTTGTGGTTCTCTAATAGTCGATGTGGTTCACTAATAATCGAACACATACACTATGTTATACCTTCTTCGTCCCGATATCtctagaattttatttttgaaatacatTGGTATAATTAGATTTGGTGTAAATGGTGTTAGAAGAGTTCATAATCACATCAAAAACTTGTCCAATGCAAaacatcaagaagaagaagaaacaatcaaatcttgtaattcttttgacaaaaaaagaaagatttggtTGAGacttgaaatttgaaaataggTATTTGTTACACCTAGCATTGTTTTGACATGCGAGAAAAGCCTTATTTCCAATTTCCATTCACGTATTAACTTATACTATAAAAGTATCACTTGTGCACTTATGTATTTACCATTTAAACTTAATCAAGAAAACCAACTTTAATCTCcgtagtatatatatgttatgtatATCGGTAACATTATTTACACAAACATTTGACACATGTTTTCGATCGTTGTGGTGTTAGTTACCATAAAGTAGTGCTATTTAACATcccaatttattttgtatcgTTTTCTTTCGTTTATGAGTCACGTCACTACATATACGACCGGGACAATATGGAAAAGGATCTCTACGACACCGTTTAAAGCCAAAACTAACATGTTCAACGACTCCAGTTGCGTTGTCCCTTGTCATTTATCTGTGATCCAAATGTCAACATATTGATCAAAAAGAGCGTCAacgtaaaacaaaattccaaaatcaaatcaaattaacaATTTGTTAGCCGGGTCCATCGTGGACCTACCCTAATGGACGGTTGGGATTAGAGCATGGAGGCgagactttttttcttttctttttgataataaCGGAGGCGAGactttgatgataatgaaagTGAAATCTGACTCTATAAAATTGTAGGGACAATTAAACCCAAACTATCATACGTAAGgaaaaaacattacatatCGTAAACACACTCTTTGTTAACAACTGCatatggtatatatatatgcctaattaataatttttgtctCCAAAAATGTACTTTATAAAATAAGCtaatgaaaacatatattgcAAAAGATAATCAATACACATGCGTATGGATCCAGGATGTGCGTATTGGTAACAAGTAATATACTGTACTAAATTACTAATACTTATATTGTTAAACTAACTCTATGTTTTCTAGCTGATAATGTTATCCTTAATAAACTAAcaatatatgtttaattttatggGGGCCTCCCAAATGATAAGCAATAAATATTGATGCAAAATGTGTATAAATACACACACAAATCGGCCACACCTCTTGAACACTCATCATCACTTTGGTCGGCCGCTTTCTTCCTTCCTTCCTCCTCAAATAATCTACACATATATAACATCCCTCTTAGTTTCTCTGTGGATCCATTGAGACATATATCATAAGTAACAATGGTGCCATACCAAGAACTCACTCTTCAGAGAAGCTTCAGCTACAACTCAAGAAAGATCAATCCAGTGACTTCTCCGGCGCGTAGCTCACACGTTcgttctccttcttcctccgcCTTAATCCCAAGCATACCTGAGCACGAACTCTTCCTCGTTCCTTGCCGGAGATGCTCCTATGTCCCTCTCTCCTCCTCATCGTCGGCCTCTCACAATATCGGGAAATTTCACTTGAAGTTTTCTTTGCTCTTGCGTTCtttcatcaacatcattaACATCCCCGCTTGCAAAATGCTCTCTCTTCCCTCTCcgccgtcttcttcttccagcGTCTCTAACCAACTGATCTCACTCGTTACCGGTGGATCCTCTTCTCTCGGGAGAAGAGTCACCGGGACTCTGTACGGACACAAAAGAGGCCACGTCACGTTTTCGGTCCAGTACAACCAAAGATCCGACCCGGTCTTGCTCCTCGACCTGGCCATGTCAACGGCAACTCTCGTCAAAGAGATGTCGTCGGGGCTCGTCAGGATCGCGTTGGAGTGCGAGAAGCGTCATCGATCAGGTACGAAGCTTTTCCAAGAGCCCAAATGGACGATGTACTGCAACGGGAGGAAGTGCGGCTACGCTGTGTCACGTGGCGGCGCGTGTACTGATACAGATTGGCGCGTGTTGAACACGGTATCTAGGGTTACTGTTGGAGCCGGAGTTATTCCGACGCCGAAAACTATTGATGACGTGTCCGGTGTTGGTAGTGGAACGGAGCTTGGTGAGTTGTTGTATATGAGAGGCAAATTTGAACGAGTCGTTGGGAGCCGTGACTCGGAGGCGTTTTACATGATGAACCCGGACAAAAACGGAGGTCCAGAACTcagtatttttcttcttagaatataataaagaataaaatggTTTTTAAAGAGAATTTGACTTcttaaaagtttgaaaatgtCTTTAAATGACGtattattatgtatatgtaatatGATTGCAATGTTGTGTCATGAGATATATGTAAGCGATATTgatatgaaagaaagagagaggggcCTAGAGTATgataaggttttgtttttctagttGTTTATTTGATGTGTGGtatttttgtatctttgttattgatcaataagaagaaaagaaggatttgattattattagtttGTGGTTGCTTATATGCAAGGCATGAAGATCCCCACATGGTCCGTCATGATTAATGCCAAATTTAAGATTCTTGTTGTCTTTTATTATAATCTCTGTTTAATTTGAGCAATGCGAATTTGCTTTTACTTGTAAAGCAGCGAGCGGTTtagataaaactaaaaaagaagtaCTAATTATATAGAAAGCGGGATTGCTTTTGAGTTTCGAGTTGTAATGTGTAACAATCAATTCATAACCAAACacctttttcatttatttaagatATAACATATAATAATACCATCAAATTAGTCAGTTACACTTGTAGTTGTAGGTAAACaactataacaaaaaattaaggGATAAAATGtgtacaaatatataacatataaaagaaTGGGGAAGAAATAAGAGGAAATGGAAAATAGAGGGATGGACCGTGGAAAAAAAGTGGGTGGGAAAGAGCGGAAAGGCCCACAGGGATTGATTGAGAAAGTCCAAAATCTCATCAAAACAGCCGCAAAGCCAAAAATTCcctttttacaaaaattctTTTGCATTTTAGGACCACATTTGTTTTGCATTCAGCAGCATTCCCTATATATAATCGGAGAATCGTCAACTGAAATCCAAACTAAGTTCTAAACTCtgtaaaaaacttaaatattttttgtcatttaaattgtttatattgATCAACTATGACTAGAATAACATTGGGAAAAACTCAAATTCTACTATTCTaactccaaaataaaaatttcaaccCCATTTTAGTTTATGGTTGTTTTACATTCGTTTTCAATCTACGTAGTTTTACAactccaaaataaaaactaaatccaaaataaaaattgcaacCACATTCGGAtctaagcaaaaaaaaatcagaatagttgtaattattttgttgatttgccGGTCTACACAATGATCAAgtctaagtttttttttttttgagactTTGGTACTTTACttgattatttgttaaataaattaatcagtttgtttttttcaagttccaaacaagataaaatataaattctgATAAACTTCATAAATCTTAAGAACTTGTCATTGTAAATTATTCGTTACCAAGCAAATTATTAGTGGGCTCCGTATTATAAAACGACGCATGCATACCTTACATACATGGCTACATGTGACATATAAAAGAATTTGCATCGGTTACCAATCTGATATATACAAATACGTATAACCAAGTAACCAACCTATACGTATATGCATCATAGCTAGCCTAGACGATAGAGAGCGGATCATATGGAGACAGAAATGTCAAGACCACAGTTGTGACTTTTCCtatgagagaaaaagagaagcatatttcaaataaaattgtgaaggtataatatttttccaaagaGAGCAAATATGCATCATGAACACATGCCCTcgcctttttttttaagtaaacaatttttctttacatCACTAAAATGCATGTGCTATCGTTTTTGGATAAACAAATTTCGACACTGAACAGATCCCAGCGCTCTGAAGTTTAAGCGCTATGCATATCTATCTTACGGTAACAAGTGGTCGGTCAATGAATATCGTCGATCTTCCGTTTAACAATTGAACGTTATTTTCCATTAATCAACAAGGaacacaaaatgaaaaagttaTGTCTCAAACGGAAACACTAAGTTCTTCGTTGTTCATAAACgggaaaaaatacaaagaagtATGGAACTGTACGTGAATCAGAAAACTAAGAAATGAGCAATTTAAACCAATTCATGAGGAATCATGAAGAGTATAATTAATTGAGCAATATATACCTAGCTAACCCACTtactcagtttttttttgttaaacactTACTTACTCGTACGTAAATTTGGTAACGGGAAAAATTATCAGAAATATATGTGGCTAGCAATAGCTTAGTGCTAtacaaaaatacttttaataaGTCATGCTATAAATGATAGCAATATACTCAGAAAGCACATGTATCCATGCATATCATATAAGGACGGTGTTGCATTATTGAATACGCTTGCATACCTGATTCCAGATTAGAACACATATGCATCATGAACACATGCCATCgcattaaaattttaatacttGCACTTTTTCTCTTCGGGCAAGTCTAATCTGCATCGTGTACATTTTCTGTCTTCCTGTTTTTCTTACACTAGTTCTGTCTTCATATGATCCCCTCTTTCtatattctttcatttttaacggatctcttcctccatttttctatatatataaaagaaatgacTTGGTGGAGTCATGGAGATaacattttcaataaaaatatagggcAAATATTTTTGCATGGAAGTATGCATGGAAGTATCTACATGTGacaaaatactaatttttataaataacttCTGCAGTAACAATGACAATCACTTTTTGTGAAAACTAttcttataaattattttccgTCTCTACATATTACATGTCGCTTAATTAGGAGGAATATTATGCATTTTGCGTTTCTGATTCAATAACCTACGCTGCTTTGCATTATAGTTTCTCGAAAGTTATGCATTATAATATTATGGAGTAATGCGCTTTTTGGGTTGGCAAGTCTGAATTCTCTTGCCCACGGCATATGTATACATTGTTTCTGATTTGTAGTGATCTTCACGTGTATAGCTGCGGAGCGTTAATActagaaataataaaaacaaagttttatattaatttttttgagtGTTAATTCTTAACGTagatttgtcatttgtttttctttttcttatatgtaaAACTATTGTATACTGTATATCCAATAGTTGTATAGTGATCTGACATTAAAAGAGGATTCCACTATGGGCGCTTAGCTCAATTGGCGAtgataaatcataattttcGTTGTgagaatatataataaaagttCGTAGTCAAATAAATGAACCTCAATTAGCCTTACTATCCTAAAACTTCCTTTTTGGGGTTTAACGTTATTATATCATAAACCTTATATATCTACCTTCGAATTTAAAATGCTAAGATgctttttctatatataaagattgTCTCATATGGTGCTTCACGAGTCAATTTCCAACCAACCATATAACATACATGATATAGGTGATCGTTCAATCGTAGTGGTAACATGCGCCTTTGGTCACATAGATCAATCATCACTCTCAACACCCTATTTTGTATctaataatgatttttctatatcttataattttcttataggttcatatttttcttatgtttagAGATCATCAAGTAGAATTAAATGAAAACTCGTTGAATTCGTTCTAGCGCGTTGCGTTAATCAAATATCACGGGAGTTAACCAAGTTGGTGAACCTTTTTCAACTCTTATTACCATATCATTGGTAGATATGATTGTTTTTCATGCACACATTTaactatattataatataatagaACGATCTCAtcatttatagaaaaatgacCCTATTGTTGAGTATGACGCTGGATAAGTCATGTAGTAAATACATATTActaatattgttatttatttacttattagCTTTAAATTGATCATCCACATAAATCCTTGAATTTTATCATCAGTGCAACTGTGCaatgatatatatagtgaACATTCATGAATGTAAAGAACTAAATATTAGAGTTTACTCATTATATACTTACTAAGTATTACTTTACAGGTTTCGATGGGTTATTACGATTTGGgcagttatttttgtttttgtttttgtttttgttcagcTTAATAGATCAAGAGGTCAACGTGGCTAAGAAATCTACCATAAGTCGAGGCTTAATAAAGTCGaaaagaaacattaatttagttaattgtattatatatgtacGATAGTCTAATATATCTTTGCAGgttagagaagaaaatcaaagacgAGAGATCTGAAATATCCTAACgttaccaaacaaaagaatactttttctttacaaaattgATTGAATACCTCTCTATAATTGATATTATGTAACTTATATATTCGTATAAAACACACGTCCACGTATTCGTACAGAGTGATtaacaatatttaattatacatataaagaaaacattatccTTACAGTCTACAGAAAGAAAGGACAACGTGAATGATATTTCCATGCATGAGATATTTTCACGATATTATTTTTGGATCTTAAGCCGACAAAGGTAGTGACTTTTTCTACCTTAATAATACAATAGTTATTTAACAAATCATAATATTCGAAGCTAAATTATTGCTAATCTTCGGACTATCAATTATATCCCTCTAAAAACAACTAGTGTGTTCCTAAAGTGCTCATCCAACCAATTAACAACTCGATGAAAATTATGTTAATCAAACACGTGTATTAGCTTAAGCTGAACAACATAAGTATCTCTTTAAcagaaaaacataaatatcttCTAAGTAGTTACAGATATTTGATCATTTCTCAATAATCAACTAATTAAGAGTGGTAACCGTACTACTATCATATGTATATAAGTGTGCTAAAGGGTCTAGCCCTCTTACCAGAAACAGGGTCTTACCGTTTTTAATATGTAGTgaatttcaaataatattgAATTATGGCCATACGTGATACGTGTagtgttaaaaacaaatccaactAAAATGTTATCGGAAgctaaatttttgtttgggataaaatgtaattttattttaccaaaatggAACATAGTTAATTACAAAAGTTTATAAGGGtaatgagttttaaaaaggtaaaattaaaatgctAATTAGTTAGTTGAAAGTTGaactaataaataaaacaactaTGAGATAAGCTAGGAATGTGCAAACCATTGAGCCAACCAGCTACTACAACCTTTACGATAACAACGAGCAAGCAGAGTGTCCCAGAGACCCATCTATCTCCTACAAAAATTGGTCGTccaaactgttttttttttttgttacacaaaCGTATCTCTAtgtaaaaaattgtaataagcccaaaatttaatcatatgaAGCCCATCTTAAGCCCAAATCCTATAACcaaatttggatttattttgCGTGACGAGCTGTAAAACCTTAGAAAACCCTTCTTTCGCTGTTGTTGCCGGAGAAAATGGtgatgatgttgaagaagacagTGAAGAAAGGTTTAATCGGCGGAATGAGCTTCGCTAAAGACGCCGGAAAAATCAATTGGTTTCCCGGTCATATGGCTGCAGCTACTCGCGCCATTCGTAACCGCCTCAAGCTCTCCGATCTCGTTATCGAAGTTCGCGATGCTCGTGTCTGTAAACACTCACTCACACTATCTCTCTTTATATTCGATCCCTTTATCATCGTGGAAGGAATAATCTGAATTGtcgttgtctttgtttttgggtatttttgcAGATTCCTCTGTCATCGGCGAACGAAGATCTACAATCCCAAATGTCAGCTAAGAGACGTATCATTGCTCTGAATAAGAAAGATTTAGCAAACCCTAATGTTCTCAATGTAATtcgtttttttgtgtgaaccTTTGTCTTTCTTTAACCTCTTGTTAGTCTCTGTGAGGTTGAGTTTCTGAATTTTTATGCAATTTATAGAAATGGACTCGTCATTTCGAATCCAGCAAGCAAGATTGTATTGCCATTAATGCTCATAGCAGAAGCTCTGTCATGAAGGTTAGATGATCCTCTTTACATTTAGGTTGGTGTGTTAAAACCAGTTATAGTTTCTTCACACATATAATTTGATGAGGATTTTCTACTACTGCGCATTGAAAAGTTACCTTCTTTGCATAATTTTTCGTATGTAGCTGCTTGATCTCGTGGAGTTGAAGCTCAAAGAAGTGATTGCTAGGGAGCCTACTTTACTTGTAATGGTGGTTGGTGTCCCCAATGTTGGAAAATCTGCGCTCATTAACTCGATCCATCAAATTGCAGCAGCTCGTTTTCCGGGTAAGATATTGGTGTCTCAGCTTATCAGCAGTGTTGAGTACACATTTCACAGATATAGTCCGGACTGTGAATCCGATTTCTCCAAACTTAAACTTACAAGTTAATTATTTCATGAACAGAATGATGAATGAAATGTAACGTGGCTTATTTCGTTATTGTATGCATTATGTGCATAGTGCAGGAGAGATTAAAGAGAGCTACGGTTGGTCCATTGCCTGGTGTAACACAAGATATTGCTGGTTTCAAGGTAatctttatttgaaaatccTCTTTTTTCCGTATGCCTGTTAATTGTTTGTGGATTTGCTTCAGCATGATTTTTGAACACATGATGAAA
It encodes the following:
- the MIZ1 gene encoding MIZU-KUSSEI-like protein (Protein of unknown function, DUF617) (mizu-kussei 1 (MIZ1); CONTAINS InterPro DOMAIN/s: Protein of unknown function DUF617, plant (InterPro:IPR006460); BEST Arabidopsis thaliana protein match is: Protein of unknown function, DUF617 (TAIR:AT3G25640.1); Has 258 Blast hits to 256 proteins in 14 species: Archae - 0; Bacteria - 0; Metazoa - 0; Fungi - 0; Plants - 258; Viruses - 0; Other Eukaryotes - 0 (source: NCBI BLink).); translated protein: MVPYQELTLQRSFSYNSRKINPVTSPARSSHVRSPSSSALIPSIPEHELFLVPCRRCSYVPLSSSSSASHNIGKFHLKFSLLLRSFINIINIPACKMLSLPSPPSSSSSVSNQLISLVTGGSSSLGRRVTGTLYGHKRGHVTFSVQYNQRSDPVLLLDLAMSTATLVKEMSSGLVRIALECEKRHRSGTKLFQEPKWTMYCNGRKCGYAVSRGGACTDTDWRVLNTVSRVTVGAGVIPTPKTIDDVSGVGSGTELGELLYMRGKFERVVGSRDSEAFYMMNPDKNGGPELSIFLLRI
- a CDS encoding uncharacterized protein (unknown protein; FUNCTIONS IN: molecular_function unknown; INVOLVED IN: biological_process unknown; LOCATED IN: chloroplast; EXPRESSED IN: 22 plant structures; EXPRESSED DURING: 13 growth stages; Has 3 Blast hits to 3 proteins in 1 species: Archae - 0; Bacteria - 0; Metazoa - 0; Fungi - 0; Plants - 3; Viruses - 0; Other Eukaryotes - 0 (source: NCBI BLink).); this translates as MAAASLNASGKGSKKPNGLKEFLESLEALKADLKTLSKEELLELEKRLKNVARKAREELERRMEQP